From Mumia sp. ZJ1417:
GGTGGGCATGTCGGGCAGGCGTGCGGTCAGCGTGGATGACCTCGACGCGACGCTCCGCACGCGCGCTCGCCAGGTGGTCGAGCATGCCGAGGATCGGCGTGACACCGATGCCCGCCGAGACCAGGACCAGAGGCTCGGCCGAGTCGTCGAGCGTCAGGTCGCCGAACGGGAGCGAGACGCGGACGCGGTCGCCCTCGAAGAGGTTGTTGTACAGGTGGTTGGACACCTCCCCGGCCGGCTGCGGGGTGCCGTCGGGCGCGTTTGCGGGGATCCGCCGCACGCCGATGCGCCAGGCGCCGGAGCCAGGCGCGGCCGACAGGCTGTACTGCCGGATCTGATGGGCGCCGTCGGGCAGCTCGACCTGCACCGACACGTATTGCCCGGGCAGGAAGTCCGGCAGCGCCAGGCCGTCGGGATCCGCGAGCGTGAAGGCGACGGTGTCGGTGGAGACGAGCTGACGGTCGGCGACGACGAGCGTGCGCCAGACGTCGCCCGACTCCACACCCGCCGTCTCGTACAAGCCCTTCTCGGCGGCGATCAGGGCGTCCGCCATGTGCCAGTAGACCTCGTCCCAGGCCGCGGCCACCTCGGGTGTGACGGCCTCACCGAGCACCTCCACGATCGCAGCGAACAGGTGCTCGTGCACGATCGCGTACTGCTCGGGCAGGATGCCGAGGGACGCGTGCTTGTGCGCGATCCGCGACATCAGTGCCGACGCCGGCGTCGCGTCCGGGTCGACGAGGAGGGTCGCGTACGCCGCGATGGCACCGGCGAGCGCACGCTGCTGGTCGCCCTGCGCCTGGTTGCCACGGTTGAACACGTCGCGCAACAGCTCGGGATGGGCGGCGAACATCCGTCGGTAGAAGATCGGAGTGATCTCGCCGATCGCGCCGCCGACGGCGGGCAGGGTGGCGCGGACGACCTCGGTGGAGGTGGCAGACAGCATGGAGCTCCCTTCGTAGGGGTGGAAGCGGCGCCGGGTGGGCCGCGGAGCCGGTGACGGCGAGGTCATCGCGCCGCCAACGTGAGGAGGACGGTCCCTGTCGGGTGGCCGGCGATCTCGGCCATCGTGTGTCCGTCGAGGGTCGTGAAGAAGGCCTCGCGCGCCTGCGCGAGGAGACCGCGCAGGCGGCACGCGTCGCGCAGGGGGCACGGAACGCCGCCCTCGCAGTCGACGACCTCGCCCACCCCCTCGAGCTGACGCGCGAGCCAGCCGACGGACGTCTCGCGTCCGGCGTCGGTCAGCGAGAGACCGCCGGTACGACCGCGTCGGGTCTCGACGACTCCGAGCGAGGCGAGGCGGGCGACGACCTTGGCAGCGTGGGTCGGGGAGACGTCGATCTGAGCGGCGACATCCTGCGTACGCCTCGTCTCGCCGGCGGGGAGCACCGCGAGGCCCATCACGATCCGGAGTCCCAGATCGGTGAACTGCGCCAGCTGCATGGCACGACGCTACTTAAATCGGAATCTGGAGTGCAAGATATGGCGGCGTCGGGAACGTCACATCGACGCTCGTACGACCTACGCCTCCGCGGGAACGTTCAGCAGGGTCAGCAACCGTCGTCGCAGCGCCCCGAACGCCGGGGCGTCGGCGGCGCGAGGATGCGGGAGCGAGACCTCGATCTCCTCGATGAGCCGGCCGTCCTCGAGGACGAGCAGGCGGTCCGCGAGCAGGACCGCCTCGTCGACGTCGTGGGTCACGAGGAGTGCCGCGAAGTCGTGCGCGGTCTGGAGCTCGCGGAAGAGCCGCTGCATCTTGAGGCGGTTGAGGGCGTCGAGCGCGCCGAACGGCTCGTCGAGCAGCAGCAGCTCGGGCCGTCGGACGAGCGCACGGGCGATCGCGACCCGCTGGGACTGCCCGCCCGAGAGCTCGCCGGGCCACGCCCGCTCGCGATCGGCCAGGCCGACCTCGGCCAGCGCCGCCGAGACCCGCTCCGCCACGTCCGCGCCCCGCACGCCGAGTGCGACGTTGCCCGCGACCCGCTTCCACGGGAGGAGCCGGTGCTCCTGGAAGACGACCGCGTGGGACGACGGCACGTCGAGCTCGCCGGTCGCCTCGTCGTCGAGCCCGGCGAGGATCCGCAGCAGCGTGCTCTTGCCGGACCCGCTCGCGCCCAGCAGCGCGACGACCTCGCCGCGCTCGATGTGCAGGTCGATCCCGTCGAGCACGACCGTGTCGCCGAAGCTGCGGCGTACGTCTCGCGCCGCTACGAAGCCTGCAGTCCGCGTCGCCACGACAGCGCCCTCCTCTCGGCTGCGCGCAGCGCGACGTCGGACAGCAGCCCGAGCACCGCGTACGCGAAGAGTCCGAGGAGCACGATCTCCGTCTGGGAGAACTCGCGCGCCTCCATCATCATGAAACCGAGCCCCGAGTCGGTGTTGACCTGCTCGCCGACCACCAGGCTCAACCAGCCCGCCGCGAACGCGAGGCGCAGCCCGAGGAACAGCGACGGCATCGCCCCCGGGATCACCACGTGCCGGACACGTCCGAGTGCCGACAGGCCGCAGGTCCGGGCGGCCTCGACCAGACGTTCGTCGATGTTGCGGATGCCGGCGTAGAGGTTGAGATAGATCGGGAAGAACGCGCCGAGCGCCACCAGCGTGATCTTGAGCGGCTCCCCGATGCCGAGCCAGATGATGAGCAGCGGGACGAGACCGAGGTGCGGGAGCATCCGCGCCATCTGGACGGTCGGGTCGACGAGCGCATCACCGACCCGCAGGAGCCCGGCGAACGCGCCGAGCACAAGCGCGAGACCACCTCCGATCGCCAGGCCGATCACGGCGCGCGTCAGCGACTCGTACACGTGCGCGGGCAGGCTGCCGTCCTGCGTCAGACGCCAGCCCGCTGCGAGGACCTCGCTGGGCGGCGGCAGTTTGTCCGGAGACAGGATGCCCGTACGGGCGAGGAGCTCCCACGCGCCGACGAGGAGGAGCGGAGTGGCCAGGCGAAGCCGGCGGAGCCGGACGTCCGTACGGGAGCGCCGGCGCGCGGACCCCGTACGAACGACTGCGGCCACCACGGGCTCCGCGCCCACCCCGGACTGTGCGGGTGCGGGCGCGGGCGCGGATGCGGCCAGCGGTGCTCGGCTCACTCGAGGATGTCCGAGTAGCGGTCGTCGACCCGACCCGCGATGTCGACCGGACCGGGGATCAGCTCAAGGTCGGCGAAGCCGTCGGCGATCTCCTGGAGCTCGGCACCGATCTCCGGTGTGAGCGCGGCCAGCGGCTGGGCGCTGCGTGCGAGGGCGCGCGTTGTGGTGTCGAGCGGGATCTTGAGCTCCGGCGCGAGAAGGTCCGCGCGCTCTGCCGGGTGAGCGAGGCCCCAGTCGGTCGTCTCGCGGTACGTGCGGAGGAACTCCTCGATCTGCTCGGGCTTCTCCTTCAGCGCCTCCGGGGTCACGAGCACGTACTCGCGGTTGTTCGCCAGGCCGGTCGCGTCGACGAGCACCTTGACGCCCGGCTGCTCGGCGAGCGCGAAGTATGGGTCCCAGATGATCCAGGCGTCGACCTGGTCGTTGTCGAAGGCCGGTCGTGCCTCGGCGGGCTTGAGGTACTTGACGTCGATGTCGTCGATCGTCATGTCGTTGGCCTCGAGGAGCTTCACGAGCAGCCAGTTGACGTTGGAGCCCTTGTTGAGCGCGACGGTCCTGCCCTTGAGGTCCTTGAACGTGCTGAAGCCGCTCTCCTCCTTGACGAGGACCGCCTCGCCCTTCGGGACGGGCGCGGACGTCGCGATGATCGTGAAGTCGGTCTTGCCGGCGGCGGCGAAGATCGGCGGCGCCTCACCGGTCTGGCCGATGTCGATCGCGCCGGCCTTGAGGGCCTCGGTCAGCGCCGGGCCGCTCTCGAACAGCGACCACTTCGCGTCCGGCGCCGCATCCTTGGCCTTGACCAGGCTCAGGCCGCCGAAGCGCTGATAGCCGACGTTGAGTGGCTCGTCGGCGTCGGCCTCCTCCGCGCCACCGCAGGCCGACAGCCAGCTCGACATCAGCAGCGCGACGGCGGCGGTCAGGGTGGCGGTGGTTCTGCGCATGGGGGTCCTCGGAGGATCGGGGCGGAGCAACGGCGGTCAGTCTTCCGAGGGCCGCAGGGTCGGGCCAGGGTTGCGCTCGCCCCGACATAAAGGGGGACCTCGACGGGCGTGTTTACGTTCCTGACACACTGTCGTCACCGTCACGGTCTCGTACGAGACGCCGAGCGCGAAGAAGCTGCGCCTGAGGGTCGTCAACAGCGGTGACCC
This genomic window contains:
- a CDS encoding globin domain-containing protein; this translates as MLSATSTEVVRATLPAVGGAIGEITPIFYRRMFAAHPELLRDVFNRGNQAQGDQQRALAGAIAAYATLLVDPDATPASALMSRIAHKHASLGILPEQYAIVHEHLFAAIVEVLGEAVTPEVAAAWDEVYWHMADALIAAEKGLYETAGVESGDVWRTLVVADRQLVSTDTVAFTLADPDGLALPDFLPGQYVSVQVELPDGAHQIRQYSLSAAPGSGAWRIGVRRIPANAPDGTPQPAGEVSNHLYNNLFEGDRVRVSLPFGDLTLDDSAEPLVLVSAGIGVTPILGMLDHLASARAERRVEVIHADRTPARHAHRAELSALVARIPGATLHTWYEDLGTREPQGRVRAGRVDLESVELPAGATAYLCGPLPFMLGVRDALVARDVPAERIHYEVFGPDTWIASAS
- a CDS encoding Rrf2 family transcriptional regulator produces the protein MQLAQFTDLGLRIVMGLAVLPAGETRRTQDVAAQIDVSPTHAAKVVARLASLGVVETRRGRTGGLSLTDAGRETSVGWLARQLEGVGEVVDCEGGVPCPLRDACRLRGLLAQAREAFFTTLDGHTMAEIAGHPTGTVLLTLAAR
- a CDS encoding ABC transporter ATP-binding protein, which encodes MATRTAGFVAARDVRRSFGDTVVLDGIDLHIERGEVVALLGASGSGKSTLLRILAGLDDEATGELDVPSSHAVVFQEHRLLPWKRVAGNVALGVRGADVAERVSAALAEVGLADRERAWPGELSGGQSQRVAIARALVRRPELLLLDEPFGALDALNRLKMQRLFRELQTAHDFAALLVTHDVDEAVLLADRLLVLEDGRLIEEIEVSLPHPRAADAPAFGALRRRLLTLLNVPAEA
- a CDS encoding ABC transporter permease translates to MAAVVRTGSARRRSRTDVRLRRLRLATPLLLVGAWELLARTGILSPDKLPPPSEVLAAGWRLTQDGSLPAHVYESLTRAVIGLAIGGGLALVLGAFAGLLRVGDALVDPTVQMARMLPHLGLVPLLIIWLGIGEPLKITLVALGAFFPIYLNLYAGIRNIDERLVEAARTCGLSALGRVRHVVIPGAMPSLFLGLRLAFAAGWLSLVVGEQVNTDSGLGFMMMEAREFSQTEIVLLGLFAYAVLGLLSDVALRAAERRALSWRRGLQAS
- a CDS encoding aliphatic sulfonate ABC transporter substrate-binding protein is translated as MRRTTATLTAAVALLMSSWLSACGGAEEADADEPLNVGYQRFGGLSLVKAKDAAPDAKWSLFESGPALTEALKAGAIDIGQTGEAPPIFAAAGKTDFTIIATSAPVPKGEAVLVKEESGFSTFKDLKGRTVALNKGSNVNWLLVKLLEANDMTIDDIDVKYLKPAEARPAFDNDQVDAWIIWDPYFALAEQPGVKVLVDATGLANNREYVLVTPEALKEKPEQIEEFLRTYRETTDWGLAHPAERADLLAPELKIPLDTTTRALARSAQPLAALTPEIGAELQEIADGFADLELIPGPVDIAGRVDDRYSDILE